A window of the Lactuca sativa cultivar Salinas chromosome 7, Lsat_Salinas_v11, whole genome shotgun sequence genome harbors these coding sequences:
- the LOC111878400 gene encoding uncharacterized protein LOC111878400 has translation MLVPRQMLTRALHIRHIRQSSTSAAALIKDYDETPLTYLEGFPKPDPKHAETIHALPRGLSGKNISAKERKAGRVPSIVFEQEDGQHGGNKRLISVQNNQIKKLVNHLGTSYFLSRLFDLEVRADVGSDDVIEKVRVLPRLLHLHAATDAVLNVTFVRAPSHALLKVDVPLVFIGDDVSPGLKKGSYLNIIKRTAKFICPADIIPPFIEVDLSELDAGQKLVMGDLKVHPALKLARSKDEPICKIAGARASLEQKKSK, from the exons ATGTTGGTTCCTCGCCAAATGCTCACTAGAGCCCTACATATCCGCCACATCAGACAATCCTCCACATCAGCAGCAGCTTTAATTAAAGATTATGATGAAACCCCACTGACATATCTTGAAGGCTTTCCTAAACCAGACCCTAAACATGCTGAGACCATTCACGCGTTGCCACGTGGACTCTCTGGGAAAAACATATCAGCCAAAGAACGCAAGGCTGGACGTGTCCCAAGTATTGTGTTTGAGCAAGAAGATGGACAACATGGAGGCAACAAAAGGCTGATTTCTGTTCAGAATAATCAAATCAAGAAACTTGTAAATCATCTTGGAACTTCTTATTTTCTTTCACGCCTCTTTGATCTTGAGGTGAGAGCTGATGTTGGAAGTGATGATGTTATTGAGAAAGTTCGTGTCTTGCCTCGATTG CTTCATCTTCATGCTGCTACAGATGCTGTGCTGAATGTGACATTTGTAAGAGCACCATCTCATGCTTTATTGAAGGTTGATGTTCCACTTGTGTTTATTGGAGATGATGTGTCCCCTGGGTTGAAAAAAG GGTCTTATCTAAACATAATTAAAAGAACAGCAAAGTTCATATGTCCAGCGGATATAATCCCTCCATTTATCGAAGTGGATTTAAGCGAATTAGACGCGGGTCAGAAATTGGTGATGGGGGATCTCAAAGTTCATCCTGCGCTCAAGCTTGCGCGCTCTAAAGACGAACCCATTTGCAAGATTGCTGGTGCAAGGGCTTCTTTAGAACAAAAGAAGTCCAAATAA